The following proteins are co-located in the Syntrophorhabdaceae bacterium genome:
- a CDS encoding (d)CMP kinase, producing the protein MKKNTRTKLIITIDGPSGAGKSTIARMLSKDLSYAYIDTGAMYRGIAYAFRNRKREAGIEEFLEHLSIRFNFTEGTRVFLEDRDISDEIRTPDVSLLASSLSQKSSVRQYLTKIQREIGKDG; encoded by the coding sequence ATGAAGAAAAACACGAGAACAAAGCTGATCATTACGATCGATGGCCCGAGCGGTGCGGGTAAAAGCACGATAGCCCGGATGTTGTCAAAAGATCTCAGTTATGCCTACATCGATACCGGCGCCATGTACCGGGGGATTGCCTATGCCTTCAGGAACAGAAAGCGAGAGGCAGGGATAGAGGAATTCCTGGAACACCTCTCCATCCGGTTCAATTTTACCGAAGGTACAAGGGTCTTCCTTGAGGACAGGGACATCTCTGACGAGATCAGGACCCCGGACGTCTCATTACTGGCTTCGAGCCTTTCACAGAAAAGCTCCGTGAGGCAATATCTCACGAAGATACAGCGGGAGATCGGGAAGGATGG